One genomic window of Halolamina sediminis includes the following:
- a CDS encoding plastocyanin/azurin family copper-binding protein, with protein MTRRRYVVALASTGIGLGLAGCSGGSSTDSPTDTPTPTESGGGSGESWEQTSTVDMNDQLAFAPKRIEVEAGTTVTWENVGSIGHSVTAYEDNVPDGAEYFASGGFDSQDAAVAAYPDEGNVTEGETYEHTFETTGEYEYYCIPHEMNGMVGYVRVV; from the coding sequence ATGACGCGACGACGGTACGTGGTCGCACTGGCGTCGACGGGGATCGGGTTGGGGCTGGCCGGCTGTTCCGGCGGCAGCAGCACCGACTCCCCGACGGACACGCCGACGCCCACGGAGTCGGGCGGCGGCAGCGGCGAGTCCTGGGAGCAGACGAGCACCGTCGACATGAACGATCAGCTGGCGTTCGCCCCCAAGCGGATCGAGGTGGAGGCCGGGACGACGGTCACCTGGGAGAACGTCGGCTCGATCGGCCACTCGGTGACCGCCTACGAGGACAACGTCCCCGACGGCGCCGAGTACTTCGCCTCCGGCGGCTTCGACAGTCAGGACGCCGCCGTGGCGGCGTACCCCGACGAGGGGAACGTCACCGAGGGCGAGACGTACGAACACACGTTCGAGACGACCGGGGAGTACGAGTACTACTGCATCCCCCACGAGATGAACGGGATGGTCGGCTACGTGCGGGTGGTCTAA
- a CDS encoding helix-turn-helix domain-containing protein has translation MPEAKLTLTIPERTWPGEITRAHGDATIRILAAMTETDAGVGLAEVAARDPESVVADVSGHDSVDDVEVLQRGDRQTLIQFRTHLPLLLLAARDSGLPLEMPFEIEDGEATWTLTASQDAISELGDQLSALGVSFTVDYLQQEVAGSEALLTDRQGTIVREAIERGYYDTPRKCSLTELADAVGLAKSTVSETLHRAEERVMKEFAAGLEEEPQPIIGG, from the coding sequence ATGCCCGAAGCCAAACTCACCCTCACGATTCCCGAACGAACCTGGCCCGGAGAGATCACCCGCGCCCACGGCGACGCCACGATCCGGATCCTGGCGGCGATGACCGAGACCGACGCCGGCGTCGGCTTGGCGGAGGTCGCTGCCCGCGATCCCGAGTCGGTCGTCGCCGACGTCTCCGGCCACGACTCCGTCGACGACGTGGAGGTGCTCCAGCGGGGCGATCGGCAGACTCTGATCCAGTTCCGGACGCACCTCCCCCTGTTGCTGCTGGCGGCGCGTGACTCCGGGCTCCCACTGGAGATGCCGTTCGAGATCGAGGACGGCGAGGCGACGTGGACGCTGACCGCCTCACAGGACGCCATCTCCGAGCTGGGCGACCAGCTCTCGGCGCTCGGCGTCTCTTTCACCGTCGACTACCTCCAGCAGGAGGTCGCCGGCTCCGAGGCGCTGCTGACTGACCGCCAGGGGACGATCGTCCGCGAGGCGATCGAGCGCGGCTACTACGACACGCCCCGGAAGTGCTCGCTGACCGAACTCGCCGACGCGGTGGGGCTGGCGAAGTCGACGGTCAGTGAGACGCTCCACCGCGCGGAGGAGCGCGTGATGAAAGAGTTCGCCGCCGGACTGGAGGAGGAGCCCCAGCCGATCATCGGGGGGTAG
- a CDS encoding DUF2249 domain-containing protein, whose protein sequence is MPDRTLDARDIDGEPFGRIVDELETLGETEQLELVNSFEPEPLYGVLDRRGFDHETEQVGENEWRVVIEQA, encoded by the coding sequence ATGCCCGACAGGACCCTCGACGCCCGAGATATCGACGGGGAGCCGTTCGGCCGGATCGTCGACGAGCTGGAGACGCTCGGGGAGACTGAGCAGCTGGAACTGGTCAACAGCTTCGAGCCCGAACCGCTGTACGGCGTGCTCGATCGGCGCGGGTTCGATCACGAGACCGAACAGGTCGGGGAAAACGAGTGGCGCGTCGTGATCGAGCAGGCCTGA
- a CDS encoding DUF2249 domain-containing protein → MATDRRPTLDDRFDDAPLDRPQHHLDASDLPPPKPLRNTLERLEELSDGAVLVQTNDRRPQHLYPRLEERGYSYETVEEDGSATTAIWSE, encoded by the coding sequence ATGGCCACAGACCGGCGACCGACCCTCGACGACCGGTTCGACGACGCGCCACTGGATCGACCCCAGCATCACCTCGACGCCAGCGATCTGCCCCCGCCGAAGCCGCTCCGGAACACCCTCGAACGGCTCGAAGAACTGTCCGACGGCGCCGTGCTCGTCCAGACGAACGACCGCCGCCCTCAGCATCTCTACCCGCGGCTCGAAGAGCGCGGGTACAGCTACGAGACGGTCGAGGAAGACGGCAGCGCGACCACCGCGATCTGGAGCGAGTGA
- the fdhF gene encoding formate dehydrogenase subunit alpha, producing the protein MSSEADEPVKTICPYCGVGCGIRVREGEERGEMNFVPWGDAPVNEGSVCIKGGAATHVVDHEDRLTEPLIKEDGEFREATWDEALSRVVDEMESIRERHGPDGMGFFGSSKTFNEENYLLQKLARRYGTNQIDNCTRMCHASTVWALRTSLGMGAMTNSMADLEDAADVLWIQGANPGEQHPIANSQYFRQAVLEGATVIQVDPHANKTTESFDIEGTERHMHLQLEPGTDIPLLNVVLKTILERHEAEPDAGWIDEAFVEERTKGFEDLRETLADFDKQAAAEECGVPLEEIERAAEKYAMGTDAAIFTGMGMSQHTCGVDNVQNEINLALITGNLGKPGAGVNPLRGQNNVQGTCDVGAMPNVLPGYQLVDDDEARESVEEVWGFEIPSEPGLTNVEISHAIGDTVHGLYVMGENPIMSEPDGNATERRFREDLGFLVVQDIFMTETAELADVVLPATTWAERGGTVTNTDRRVQRMRGAHKVHENTRHDLDILSEVGTRLFDEGFDFDGPEAVFEELREVCPIMHGMSYDALGEEGLHWPCYEPGDEGDPYLYEDSFETEDGLARIEGVVHQAPKETPDEEYPLVLTTARLEEQYNTGTMSRRSPTLSRQQPENFVDVHPTDAERYGIEDGDDVVLRSRRGEITVRADVTEAIKEGVVWTTPHFAAASANRLTNDVLDERSKIPEYKAATAEIEVDLEPAGGASADD; encoded by the coding sequence ATGTCCAGTGAGGCGGACGAACCGGTGAAGACGATCTGCCCGTACTGCGGCGTCGGCTGTGGGATCCGCGTCCGCGAGGGCGAGGAGCGCGGCGAGATGAACTTCGTGCCGTGGGGTGACGCCCCGGTCAACGAGGGCAGCGTCTGCATCAAGGGCGGCGCGGCGACGCATGTCGTCGACCACGAGGACCGACTGACCGAGCCGCTGATCAAGGAAGACGGGGAGTTCCGGGAAGCGACGTGGGACGAGGCGCTGAGCCGGGTCGTCGACGAGATGGAGTCGATCCGTGAACGGCACGGCCCCGATGGAATGGGCTTTTTCGGCTCCTCGAAGACGTTCAACGAGGAGAACTACCTGCTCCAGAAGCTGGCGCGGCGGTACGGCACGAACCAGATCGACAACTGCACCCGGATGTGTCACGCCTCGACCGTCTGGGCGCTGCGGACGAGCCTCGGGATGGGTGCCATGACCAACAGCATGGCCGATCTGGAGGACGCCGCGGACGTGCTGTGGATCCAAGGCGCCAACCCCGGCGAGCAACACCCCATCGCCAACAGCCAGTACTTCCGGCAGGCGGTGCTCGAGGGCGCGACGGTGATCCAGGTCGACCCCCACGCCAACAAGACCACCGAGTCGTTCGACATCGAGGGCACCGAGCGCCACATGCATCTCCAGCTCGAGCCGGGGACGGACATCCCCCTGCTCAACGTCGTGCTGAAGACGATCCTCGAACGCCACGAGGCGGAGCCCGACGCAGGGTGGATCGACGAAGCGTTCGTCGAGGAGCGCACCAAGGGGTTCGAGGACCTGCGGGAGACGCTCGCCGACTTCGACAAGCAGGCCGCCGCCGAGGAGTGTGGCGTCCCGCTCGAAGAGATCGAACGCGCCGCCGAGAAGTACGCGATGGGGACCGACGCCGCCATCTTCACCGGGATGGGGATGTCCCAGCACACCTGCGGCGTCGACAACGTCCAGAACGAGATCAACCTCGCGCTGATCACGGGGAACCTCGGCAAGCCCGGCGCGGGCGTGAACCCCCTTCGCGGGCAGAACAACGTTCAGGGCACCTGCGACGTGGGTGCGATGCCGAACGTGCTTCCGGGGTATCAGTTGGTCGACGACGACGAGGCCCGCGAGTCCGTCGAGGAGGTGTGGGGGTTCGAGATCCCGTCCGAACCGGGGCTGACGAACGTCGAGATCTCCCACGCGATCGGCGACACGGTCCACGGGCTGTACGTGATGGGCGAGAACCCCATCATGAGCGAGCCGGACGGGAACGCGACCGAGCGACGGTTCCGCGAGGATCTGGGCTTCCTCGTGGTGCAGGACATCTTCATGACCGAAACCGCCGAGCTCGCGGACGTGGTGCTGCCGGCGACGACGTGGGCCGAACGCGGCGGGACGGTCACCAACACCGACCGCCGGGTCCAGCGGATGCGCGGCGCCCACAAAGTCCACGAGAACACGCGCCACGACCTCGACATCCTCTCGGAGGTCGGGACGCGGCTGTTCGACGAGGGGTTCGACTTCGATGGGCCCGAGGCGGTGTTCGAGGAGCTCCGCGAGGTGTGCCCGATCATGCACGGCATGAGCTACGACGCGCTCGGGGAGGAGGGGCTGCACTGGCCCTGCTACGAGCCGGGCGACGAGGGCGACCCGTACCTCTACGAGGACTCCTTCGAGACCGAGGACGGCCTCGCCCGGATCGAGGGCGTCGTCCACCAGGCACCCAAGGAGACACCCGACGAGGAGTACCCCCTCGTGCTCACGACGGCGCGGCTGGAGGAGCAGTACAACACGGGGACGATGAGCCGTCGCTCGCCGACGCTGTCCCGCCAGCAGCCGGAGAACTTCGTCGACGTCCACCCCACCGACGCCGAGCGCTACGGGATCGAGGACGGCGACGACGTGGTGCTGCGCTCCCGCCGCGGGGAGATCACGGTCCGGGCGGACGTGACCGAGGCGATCAAGGAGGGCGTCGTCTGGACCACGCCACACTTCGCGGCCGCTTCGGCGAACCGGCTGACGAACGACGTGCTCGACGAACGGTCGAAGATTCCGGAGTACAAGGCGGCCACCGCGGAGATCGAGGTCGATCTCGAGCCAGCGGGTGGGGCGTCCGCGGACGACTGA
- a CDS encoding sulfite exporter TauE/SafE family protein, producing the protein MIPATLPAHAGPLPTGNVETAVFLIVGLLGGAHCLGMCGPLVTMYADRMESESENVLSLYEVRQHALFNAGRTVSYAAIGAVFGALGSVVYGAASTVTAVGDTVRAVSGLVVGVLILVVGARYALGEFGGHGLFGSGGGWFSSVYGRLTAHVDEWTNGSGIVGLGLVHGLLPCPILYPAFLYAFAQGSPAKGAVSLALLGLGTFPTLFLYGTVLQSIGNRHRARLHRALGLAFLVMGWMPIAHGLGLFGVSVPHIEVPVYTPF; encoded by the coding sequence ATGATCCCGGCGACGCTGCCGGCCCACGCCGGCCCGCTGCCGACCGGGAACGTCGAAACGGCCGTGTTCCTGATCGTCGGGCTGCTCGGCGGCGCCCACTGTCTGGGGATGTGCGGCCCCTTGGTGACGATGTACGCCGACCGGATGGAGAGTGAAAGCGAGAACGTTCTCTCGCTGTACGAGGTCCGCCAACACGCGCTGTTCAACGCGGGCCGAACGGTGAGCTACGCCGCCATCGGTGCGGTGTTCGGCGCGCTGGGCTCGGTCGTCTACGGTGCGGCGTCGACGGTAACCGCGGTCGGCGACACCGTCCGTGCCGTCTCCGGGCTGGTGGTCGGCGTCCTCATCCTCGTCGTGGGCGCCCGGTACGCGCTCGGTGAGTTCGGCGGGCACGGACTGTTCGGCAGCGGGGGCGGGTGGTTCAGCAGCGTGTACGGTCGCCTTACCGCCCACGTCGACGAGTGGACGAACGGGTCGGGGATCGTCGGCCTCGGTCTGGTCCACGGGCTCCTCCCCTGCCCGATCCTCTACCCCGCGTTCCTCTACGCCTTCGCACAGGGGTCGCCGGCGAAGGGGGCGGTCTCGCTCGCGCTGCTCGGGCTGGGAACGTTCCCCACGTTGTTCCTCTACGGCACCGTGCTCCAGTCGATCGGGAACCGCCACCGTGCACGGCTCCACCGTGCCCTCGGCCTGGCGTTTCTCGTCATGGGGTGGATGCCGATCGCACACGGGCTCGGACTGTTCGGCGTCTCCGTCCCCCACATCGAGGTGCCAGTTTACACCCCCTTCTGA
- a CDS encoding heavy metal translocating P-type ATPase translates to MTATEQGECALCGLPLSRGRVEGEDAVYCCTGCRDVHDALGDAAVDSGDVREAVADDSTLDEEPPEGYERSYLHVSGMHCTTCEAFLESVAGKGEGIHGAQASYVTETVRVDHDPAVVDEDGVQDRLTTAGYVADDREEGTAGSHAEETLLWRIAAGVMLGMAVMLPYFVYIYPVHFGLYPPWLAEMAEAQLQGATYFYAVLFLLTSLVLFGVGKPILRGALVSLRAKAPNMDLLVALAALSAYAYSTLAAALGRIDIYYDVTVAIVVVVTAGNYYESSIKKRAMGMLSELGDEQVSSATLLDDGETATVDVSRLTEGDRVLVRTGDRIPVDGVVTDGEGTVDEAVVTGESLPVSKAPGDEVVGGSVLSDGSLTVEVGEGATSSIDRVTNLLWNLQSANSGVQKLADRLAVIFVPAVVLLAAVAGVGYLAAGADPTRAVLISLTVLLVSCPCALGLATPLAVASGIRDAIERNIVVFDETVFERFRGVDTVVFDKTGTLTTGELELKRSDAPEGALAAAAALERRSSHPVAAAIADAFAGDWADDPVTSFESHTNGVAGTVDGADAVVGHPDLFEEYGWTVADDLRDRAAAVRSNGDLPILVGRDGEAEGVIVLGDQPRPGWEETVTGLADRGVDVVLLTGDESEAAATFRDHPAIDRVFAGVPPEGKAETVRRLGTDRTLAMVGDGTNDGPALASADLGIALGSGTAIAVDAADVAIVDDDLGSLETVFDLSTATGRRVKQNIGWAFCYNAIAIPLALSGTLNPLFAAVAMASSSLLVVANSSRPLLEAGE, encoded by the coding sequence ATGACCGCGACTGAACAGGGGGAGTGTGCGCTCTGTGGCCTGCCGCTCTCTCGCGGTCGTGTCGAGGGCGAGGACGCAGTGTACTGCTGTACGGGCTGTCGGGACGTCCACGACGCGCTCGGCGACGCTGCAGTCGACAGCGGCGACGTGCGCGAGGCGGTCGCCGACGACTCGACGCTCGACGAGGAGCCCCCCGAGGGGTACGAGCGGTCGTACCTCCACGTGAGTGGGATGCACTGTACGACCTGCGAGGCGTTCTTGGAATCCGTCGCGGGGAAGGGGGAGGGGATCCACGGCGCGCAGGCGAGCTACGTCACCGAGACGGTCCGCGTCGACCACGACCCGGCGGTCGTCGACGAGGACGGAGTTCAGGACCGGCTCACGACCGCGGGCTACGTCGCCGACGACCGCGAGGAGGGCACCGCGGGCTCCCACGCCGAGGAGACGCTACTGTGGCGGATCGCGGCGGGCGTGATGCTCGGGATGGCGGTGATGCTCCCCTATTTCGTCTACATCTACCCCGTCCACTTCGGGCTCTACCCGCCGTGGCTGGCCGAGATGGCCGAGGCCCAGCTGCAGGGGGCGACGTACTTCTACGCCGTACTGTTCCTGCTGACCTCGTTGGTGCTGTTCGGCGTCGGGAAACCGATCCTGCGCGGCGCACTCGTGAGCCTGCGGGCCAAGGCGCCGAACATGGACTTGCTGGTGGCGCTGGCGGCGCTCAGCGCGTACGCTTACAGCACGCTCGCGGCCGCACTCGGCCGGATCGACATCTACTACGACGTGACGGTCGCCATCGTCGTGGTCGTCACCGCGGGCAACTACTACGAGTCGTCGATCAAGAAGCGCGCGATGGGGATGCTCTCCGAGCTCGGCGACGAGCAGGTCTCCTCGGCGACCCTGCTCGACGACGGGGAGACGGCGACCGTCGACGTGAGCCGGCTGACCGAGGGCGACCGCGTGCTCGTCCGGACCGGCGACCGAATCCCCGTCGACGGCGTCGTCACCGACGGCGAGGGGACCGTCGACGAGGCGGTCGTCACCGGCGAGTCCCTGCCAGTTTCGAAGGCGCCGGGCGACGAGGTGGTCGGCGGCTCGGTGCTGTCGGACGGCTCGCTCACCGTCGAAGTGGGCGAAGGGGCGACCAGCAGCATCGACCGCGTGACGAACCTGCTGTGGAACCTCCAGAGCGCCAACAGCGGTGTCCAGAAGCTCGCCGACCGGCTGGCGGTGATCTTCGTTCCAGCGGTCGTGCTACTGGCGGCGGTCGCCGGCGTCGGCTACCTCGCCGCCGGGGCCGACCCGACGCGGGCGGTGCTCATCTCGCTGACCGTGCTGCTCGTCTCCTGTCCGTGTGCGCTGGGGCTCGCGACGCCGCTGGCGGTCGCCTCGGGTATCCGCGACGCGATCGAGCGGAACATCGTCGTGTTCGACGAGACGGTGTTCGAGCGGTTCCGCGGCGTCGACACCGTGGTGTTCGACAAGACGGGGACGCTCACCACGGGCGAACTTGAGCTCAAGCGTTCGGACGCCCCCGAGGGGGCCCTCGCCGCCGCCGCCGCACTCGAACGGCGCTCTTCCCACCCCGTCGCGGCCGCGATCGCCGACGCGTTCGCGGGCGACTGGGCTGACGATCCCGTGACGTCGTTCGAGAGCCACACCAACGGCGTCGCGGGCACCGTCGACGGCGCCGATGCCGTGGTCGGCCACCCGGACCTGTTCGAGGAGTACGGTTGGACGGTCGCCGACGACCTTCGCGACCGGGCAGCCGCGGTTCGCTCGAACGGCGACCTCCCGATCCTCGTCGGGCGTGACGGCGAGGCGGAGGGGGTGATCGTCCTCGGCGATCAACCCCGGCCGGGCTGGGAGGAGACCGTCACCGGGCTCGCAGACCGGGGCGTCGACGTCGTGTTGCTCACCGGCGACGAGTCCGAGGCGGCGGCGACGTTCCGCGACCACCCCGCGATCGACCGGGTGTTCGCCGGCGTCCCCCCGGAGGGGAAGGCGGAGACGGTCCGCCGGCTCGGGACCGACCGGACGCTCGCGATGGTCGGCGACGGGACCAATGACGGCCCCGCACTGGCCAGCGCCGACCTCGGGATCGCGCTGGGCAGCGGCACCGCCATCGCGGTCGACGCCGCGGACGTCGCGATCGTCGACGACGACCTCGGCTCGTTGGAGACGGTGTTCGACCTCTCGACGGCGACCGGCCGACGCGTCAAACAGAACATCGGCTGGGCGTTCTGCTACAACGCTATCGCCATCCCGCTCGCGCTGTCGGGCACGCTGAACCCCCTGTTCGCCGCCGTCGCGATGGCTTCGAGCAGTCTTCTGGTCGTGGCGAACTCCTCCCGCCCGCTACTCGAAGCGGGGGAGTGA
- a CDS encoding bacterio-opsin activator domain-containing protein → MDDALRKAPIGVIETTPEGQVTAVNDAATAVIDLGRGDDIREHFPRSAAGTLRAAFDGGPSGERSFVEYYPEIDRWLAVDVRVGEDVVVYVRDRTEHRETERAVERLEQRLDRVQRINALVTDVLQRVIDADDRVDVGETVCERLGGTDLYRFAWVGEREFPAERLRTLAAAGSPTVLQDRIGESLSSETRLPEQVAVETGETQLVTPLAADDRVPRGVRRAAFGNGLQSSLVVPLAYQGSVYGVVSVYSADEAGFSQQERAALETLGSVAGFAIRAIRQEGMLAADTVTQVTLSVTDGTLPFTRAAREAGSELSLEGVVPRGEGAVVCYLRAGGAPDAIDDVLSDDDRVTDVRWVRSEGDSLVQATLVGESPVRVLINWGATVNTAEYAADSARLVAAAPPDGDVRRMVEAVDARVDGTELVSKTKTARRSASAESFRDALDDRLTDRQRAVLRTAYLSDYFTSPRGSTAEEVADTLDITGSTMLYHLRRAQRKLIEAFLSTDRKPATRDSDQ, encoded by the coding sequence ATGGACGACGCACTCAGAAAGGCCCCGATCGGGGTCATCGAGACGACGCCCGAGGGTCAGGTCACGGCGGTCAACGATGCCGCAACGGCCGTTATCGACCTCGGTCGGGGCGACGACATCCGCGAGCACTTCCCGCGGTCGGCCGCCGGAACGCTACGGGCGGCGTTCGACGGCGGTCCGAGTGGCGAACGCTCCTTCGTCGAGTACTACCCGGAAATCGACCGCTGGCTCGCCGTCGATGTTCGGGTCGGCGAGGACGTAGTCGTCTACGTCCGGGACCGAACGGAGCACCGTGAGACCGAACGGGCTGTCGAGCGGCTGGAGCAGCGCCTCGACCGTGTCCAGCGGATCAACGCGTTAGTTACGGATGTGCTTCAGCGCGTCATCGACGCCGACGATCGCGTGGACGTGGGTGAGACAGTATGTGAGCGTCTCGGCGGCACTGACCTCTACCGATTCGCGTGGGTCGGGGAGCGGGAGTTCCCAGCCGAGCGCCTGCGGACTCTCGCTGCCGCGGGGAGCCCGACGGTGCTACAGGACCGCATCGGCGAGAGCCTCAGCAGCGAGACACGCTTACCCGAACAGGTGGCCGTCGAGACAGGGGAGACCCAGCTCGTCACACCGCTCGCCGCGGACGACCGCGTCCCTCGGGGCGTCCGCCGGGCGGCGTTCGGTAACGGTCTCCAGTCGTCTCTCGTGGTCCCGCTCGCATACCAGGGGTCGGTTTACGGCGTCGTCTCGGTGTACTCGGCAGACGAAGCCGGGTTCAGCCAGCAGGAGCGCGCTGCGCTCGAGACGCTCGGGAGCGTCGCCGGGTTCGCCATCCGGGCGATCAGGCAGGAGGGAATGCTTGCCGCTGACACGGTCACCCAAGTAACACTCTCGGTCACCGACGGGACGCTGCCGTTTACCCGTGCAGCCCGTGAGGCGGGCAGCGAGCTATCGCTCGAAGGGGTGGTCCCACGTGGGGAAGGAGCGGTGGTTTGTTACCTCCGAGCGGGCGGCGCCCCCGACGCGATCGACGACGTGCTCTCCGATGACGACCGCGTCACCGACGTGCGGTGGGTCCGATCGGAGGGGGACTCGCTGGTACAGGCCACGCTCGTCGGCGAATCACCGGTCCGGGTGCTCATCAACTGGGGCGCAACGGTCAACACGGCCGAGTACGCGGCTGATTCCGCCCGTCTCGTCGCCGCAGCGCCGCCGGACGGCGACGTTCGCCGAATGGTCGAGGCCGTCGACGCTCGCGTCGACGGGACTGAACTCGTCTCGAAGACGAAGACTGCTCGGAGATCCGCGTCGGCCGAGTCGTTCCGCGATGCGCTCGATGATCGCCTGACAGACAGACAGCGGGCGGTACTCCGGACTGCCTATCTGTCGGATTACTTCACGTCGCCGCGCGGGAGTACCGCCGAGGAGGTGGCCGACACGCTGGACATCACGGGCTCGACGATGCTGTACCACCTCCGCCGGGCACAGCGGAAGCTGATCGAAGCGTTCCTGTCGACTGACAGAAAGCCGGCAACGCGTGATTCGGATCAGTAG
- a CDS encoding sensor histidine kinase gives MNRLGGNPRGTRPYQPVETYAARPAATRFPGGVGIVRVGTYMYGRGRLEVCTRRRLAGVHSRRAAHFVGQPASYRPHFGRAPVIAMADEASSLPIDAVPDPFVRYEISDRSPEIAAVNEAFEAAFSPVATGTPVENWLRSDTAVNEGTVEELCSALRAGDTVDTELRAAGAVPGDAADYRLRTLDGERGLLLTELATGVAVDRIASIVSHDLRNPLDVANAHLRAARETGAEEHFDQIRASHERMERIIQDVLTLSQREGAIELTDNVGVADVAADAWATVDTAGASLTLAADLPTIAADPDRLQRLFENLFRNAVEHSPANRTHDAPTQVRVGRVDGGFFVADDGVGIPEAERDRVFAPGYTTDRSGGGTGLGLTIVERIAEAHGWTISLTASDAGGARFEVRPAEG, from the coding sequence GTGAACCGCCTTGGGGGCAACCCCCGAGGCACTCGGCCTTATCAGCCTGTAGAGACCTACGCAGCACGACCGGCCGCGACCCGATTTCCCGGGGGTGTCGGTATTGTTAGAGTGGGGACCTATATGTACGGCCGTGGAAGACTGGAGGTATGCACCCGACGACGGCTCGCCGGTGTCCACTCCCGCCGAGCGGCCCACTTCGTCGGACAGCCAGCGTCGTACCGACCACATTTCGGCCGAGCGCCGGTGATCGCCATGGCGGATGAGGCGTCGAGCCTCCCGATCGACGCGGTTCCCGACCCGTTCGTCCGGTACGAGATTTCGGACCGATCGCCAGAGATTGCTGCGGTCAACGAGGCGTTCGAAGCGGCGTTCAGCCCGGTTGCGACCGGGACGCCTGTAGAGAACTGGCTGCGATCCGACACTGCTGTCAACGAGGGCACTGTCGAGGAGCTTTGTTCGGCGCTCAGGGCCGGTGACACGGTCGACACCGAACTCCGTGCCGCGGGCGCAGTGCCGGGCGACGCTGCCGATTACCGGCTCCGAACCCTCGACGGCGAACGAGGCCTCCTGCTGACGGAACTCGCGACCGGCGTCGCGGTTGACCGTATCGCCAGCATCGTCAGCCACGATCTCCGGAACCCACTAGACGTGGCAAACGCCCACCTCCGTGCGGCCCGCGAAACGGGGGCCGAGGAGCACTTCGATCAGATCAGAGCGTCCCACGAGCGGATGGAGCGGATCATTCAAGACGTTCTCACCCTCTCTCAGCGGGAGGGGGCGATTGAGCTTACTGACAACGTCGGCGTTGCCGACGTGGCGGCCGACGCGTGGGCGACCGTCGATACCGCCGGGGCCTCGCTGACGCTGGCCGCTGATCTCCCCACGATCGCGGCCGATCCGGACCGCCTGCAACGGCTGTTCGAAAATCTGTTCCGCAACGCAGTCGAGCACAGTCCGGCGAACAGGACACACGATGCACCGACACAGGTCCGTGTCGGGCGCGTCGACGGCGGCTTCTTCGTGGCCGACGACGGGGTCGGTATCCCTGAGGCCGAGCGTGACCGGGTGTTCGCCCCCGGTTACACCACCGACCGGTCGGGAGGCGGAACCGGGCTGGGGCTGACGATCGTCGAACGCATCGCGGAGGCACACGGCTGGACTATTTCGCTCACCGCAAGCGACGCCGGCGGTGCCCGGTTCGAGGTTCGCCCGGCGGAAGGCTAA
- a CDS encoding DUF5518 domain-containing protein encodes MNYIAADTWRYALLGGIASIPLSAGLYWLTAAGSTFSLNMVFFGGVLAGYFAEIRAPQIDITAVGIRTGLVGGLPALVLLLEATSGLAGPVWFRAVGGLLFVGTFVVFTFAIAVVAGAFGAVGGSWLAGKTRG; translated from the coding sequence ATGAACTACATTGCGGCCGATACGTGGCGGTACGCCCTCCTCGGCGGTATCGCGTCGATCCCGCTTTCGGCCGGCCTTTACTGGCTGACGGCGGCGGGCAGTACCTTCTCGCTCAACATGGTGTTCTTCGGCGGTGTCCTCGCGGGTTACTTCGCCGAGATCAGGGCCCCACAGATCGACATCACCGCTGTCGGTATCCGTACCGGACTGGTCGGTGGCCTCCCGGCACTCGTGCTCCTCCTCGAAGCAACGTCCGGGCTCGCCGGCCCGGTCTGGTTTCGTGCGGTGGGCGGACTGCTGTTTGTTGGCACGTTCGTAGTCTTCACGTTCGCCATCGCCGTGGTGGCCGGCGCCTTCGGCGCGGTCGGCGGGAGCTGGCTGGCCGGGAAAACTCGGGGGTGA